The Roseofilum reptotaenium CS-1145 genome contains a region encoding:
- the gap gene encoding type I glyceraldehyde-3-phosphate dehydrogenase, producing the protein MTVKVGINGFGRIGRLVFRVAVAHPEIEVCGINDLVPPESIAYLLKYDSTHGPFKGTVEAKEGAIVVNGKEIPCYSVRNPAELPWGDIGVQFVVEATGLFTDYEKASAHLQAGAKRVVISAPTKEKDPDKVPTLLVGVNHQTYDPSKHTVVSNASCTTNCLAPVAKVINDNFGLAEGLMTTVHAMTATQPTVDGPSRKDLRGGRSATQNIIPASTGAAKAVTLVLPELKGKLTGMAFRVPTPDVSVVDLTFKTEKATSYAEICEAMKKAAEGEMKGVLKYTDDPVVSTDFTSDPHSSIFDAGAGIELNANFFKIVSWYDNEWGYSNRMVDLILSMAAKE; encoded by the coding sequence ATGACAGTGAAAGTTGGTATTAATGGATTTGGTCGTATTGGGCGGCTAGTATTTCGGGTGGCAGTTGCCCATCCAGAAATTGAAGTGTGTGGCATTAATGACCTGGTTCCTCCAGAAAGTATTGCCTACTTACTCAAATACGATTCCACCCATGGGCCATTTAAGGGAACAGTCGAAGCCAAAGAAGGGGCGATCGTGGTCAATGGGAAAGAGATCCCTTGTTATTCGGTCAGAAACCCGGCTGAACTGCCTTGGGGCGATATCGGTGTGCAGTTTGTGGTTGAGGCTACTGGATTATTTACCGATTATGAAAAAGCTTCTGCCCACCTGCAAGCAGGCGCGAAACGAGTGGTTATTTCTGCACCGACTAAGGAAAAAGACCCCGACAAAGTCCCCACCCTATTAGTAGGCGTAAATCATCAGACTTACGACCCCTCCAAACATACAGTCGTTTCTAACGCCAGTTGTACCACCAACTGTCTAGCTCCCGTTGCTAAAGTCATTAATGATAACTTTGGCTTGGCAGAGGGCCTAATGACTACCGTTCACGCTATGACTGCGACCCAACCCACCGTTGACGGCCCCAGTCGTAAAGATTTACGCGGCGGACGCAGTGCCACCCAAAATATTATCCCCGCTTCTACTGGAGCGGCTAAAGCGGTTACCCTAGTGTTACCCGAACTCAAAGGTAAGCTCACTGGGATGGCATTTCGGGTTCCGACTCCCGATGTTTCAGTCGTAGACTTAACCTTCAAGACCGAAAAAGCCACCAGCTACGCCGAAATTTGCGAAGCGATGAAGAAAGCTGCCGAAGGTGAAATGAAAGGTGTTTTGAAATACACAGACGATCCAGTCGTTTCGACAGACTTCACCTCCGATCCCCATTCGAGCATTTTTGATGCTGGTGCAGGTATCGAATTAAATGCTAACTTCTTCAAGATTGTTTCCTGGTATGACAATGAATGGGGTTATTCTAACCGGATGGTAGATTTAATCTTATCCATGGCGGCTAAAGAATAA
- the pckA gene encoding phosphoenolpyruvate carboxykinase (ATP) encodes MVQTPIKPIAITPSESNSRAPHLRPPYYGLDELGFRNIQQVYRNLAVPKLLEHALARKEGVLAANGAFCVETGKYTGRSPNDRFIVDEPFIHDEVHWNKVNVGLSPEKFDLLHRRVLAYIQGKDLYIFDGYIGSDPNYRMSVRIINELAYQNMFVHQMFIRPTAQELETHHADFTIIAVPGLQGDPGIDGINSEAFIVVSFAKKLILVGGSFYSGEMKKSAFSFMNYYMTKRDVLPMHCSANMDDEGNTALFFGLSGTGKTTLSADTSRRLIGDDEHGWSSDGIFNFEGGCYAKTIRLSREKEPEIWDAMRYGSLLENVILDEETRIPDYDDGRLTQNTRGAYPINYIPNCVIPGIGGHPIAVIFLTADAFGVLPPISKLTTEQAIYHFMSGYTSKLAGTERGITEPEATFSACFGKPFLPLSATVYGEMLAKRLEEHKETTSVYLINTGWTGGPYGVGQRFDIQDTRYMVWAALNGNLKDVKFNPHPIFKILVPESVPNVDPKILNPKNTWSDPDAYDRQATQLAKKFIENFKRFKTAEPEIIAAGPNLD; translated from the coding sequence ATGGTTCAAACTCCGATTAAACCGATCGCCATTACCCCATCCGAAAGCAATAGCAGAGCGCCCCATCTACGTCCTCCTTACTACGGACTCGACGAACTCGGTTTTCGCAATATCCAACAGGTGTATCGAAATCTAGCAGTTCCCAAACTATTGGAACATGCCCTAGCCCGGAAAGAAGGGGTTTTGGCTGCCAACGGTGCATTCTGTGTAGAAACAGGCAAGTATACGGGGCGATCGCCCAATGACCGCTTTATCGTCGATGAACCCTTCATTCACGATGAAGTTCACTGGAACAAGGTCAATGTTGGTTTATCCCCCGAAAAATTTGACCTTCTCCACAGACGGGTTCTCGCTTACATTCAAGGCAAAGACCTCTACATCTTCGACGGTTATATTGGCTCAGATCCCAATTACCGGATGAGCGTGAGAATCATCAACGAACTAGCCTATCAAAATATGTTCGTGCATCAGATGTTCATCCGGCCCACCGCTCAAGAACTAGAAACTCATCACGCCGACTTCACGATTATTGCTGTTCCTGGTTTACAAGGCGATCCAGGTATTGACGGTATTAATAGTGAAGCTTTTATCGTTGTTAGTTTCGCGAAAAAACTAATCCTTGTAGGAGGTTCGTTTTACTCTGGCGAAATGAAAAAATCCGCCTTCTCCTTCATGAACTACTACATGACCAAGCGCGATGTGCTGCCGATGCACTGTAGTGCCAACATGGATGATGAAGGAAACACGGCTCTCTTCTTTGGTCTTTCCGGGACTGGAAAAACCACCCTTTCAGCCGACACCAGCCGTCGCCTGATCGGAGATGATGAACATGGATGGTCTTCTGATGGCATTTTCAACTTCGAGGGAGGATGCTATGCCAAAACCATTCGCCTATCACGAGAAAAAGAACCAGAAATTTGGGATGCCATGCGCTATGGTTCACTCCTAGAAAACGTTATCCTCGATGAAGAAACTCGTATTCCAGACTATGACGATGGGCGCTTAACCCAAAATACCCGTGGTGCTTACCCCATCAACTATATTCCCAACTGTGTAATTCCCGGTATTGGCGGCCATCCTATAGCCGTCATCTTTTTAACTGCGGATGCATTTGGCGTATTGCCTCCCATTTCCAAGCTGACGACTGAGCAAGCCATTTATCATTTTATGTCTGGCTATACGAGCAAACTGGCAGGAACTGAACGGGGCATTACCGAACCCGAAGCCACCTTCTCCGCTTGTTTTGGTAAGCCATTCCTACCCCTGTCGGCTACGGTTTATGGGGAAATGCTGGCCAAACGTTTAGAAGAACATAAAGAGACCACCTCAGTGTATTTGATCAATACTGGATGGACGGGTGGCCCCTATGGCGTAGGTCAACGATTTGATATTCAAGACACTCGCTATATGGTTTGGGCTGCGTTGAATGGGAATCTTAAGGATGTGAAGTTCAATCCTCACCCAATCTTTAAGATCTTGGTTCCAGAAAGCGTTCCCAATGTCGATCCGAAGATTCTGAATCCCAAAAATACCTGGAGCGATCCAGACGCTTACGATCGCCAAGCAACCCAGTTAGCCAAGAAGTTTATTGAGAACTTCAAACGCTTTAAGACTGCTGAACCCGAAATTATCGCAGCCGGGCCGAACCTTGATTAG
- a CDS encoding DUF4926 domain-containing protein, translating into MEQYEPQVFEVEFSDNEGKACAIETLKKHELMVL; encoded by the coding sequence GTGGAACAATACGAACCCCAAGTTTTTGAGGTTGAGTTTAGCGATAATGAAGGAAAAGCTTGTGCCATTGAAACTCTCAAGAAACATGAACTCATGGTTCTTTAA
- a CDS encoding DUF7948 domain-containing protein — translation MGINSQLPSNIPQTAQDDVLLASQALNAPVSPEARAEFTSQRPLSFIQNDGQVDDSVSFHVRDGDVGEVFFTQEEIVVANGDDVIRANFVGSNPHAEIRGWEQLPGIANFFIGNDPSKWRTNIATFEGVWYEEVYAGVDVKYSGESGQVKRDIYVAPGVSVDTVVIEYENVNDIEIREDGSLALITDTGELTEKSPIAYQIIDGQQIDVDVAYKLLGNNQVGFEVGSYDSNHELVLDPILEYSNYLGGSSVVSLDVQPFNDFRLETRTTTQTIPGVPPNPPTTITNTQIATVTFQNGTFVANATNVTAPVPAEDAGYAITVDQFGAAYVTGETFSVNFPRKPSEDTLAPFTRPLPDPRPGNDVREAFISKINSDGSLVYSTYIGGADKDRANDIAVDQAGNAYIVGETESSDFPVQQGRTTTPFQAFAGGSQDAFVLKLNPTGTQIDYASYLGGSGFERGSSIVVDPNGAAYVTGQTTSTGLGTAGVFQQNTNATNGSDAFIAKVNATGNQLVYFTYVGGPGFEEGIGIDIDSTGNAYISGTTQSSGLATSGAYQTNLVGSSDVFVSKINADATQQVYFSYLGGGGGDVAGGIVVDDAGAAYLTGITPSPDFPTGRNLESGQIRNFAQPTFQSNYQGGQFDSFVTKFNGDGSSLDYSTFLGGSGNEGVAFLPLTASSIGIDQAGQAYVVGTTTSTENSANPFPLRNAEQPNFAGGRTDAFLTKLNRDGSGLIYSSFYGGDGDDYGYGIAVDSAGAAYTTGQTVSSNLNANRNPQLPPPGTFEVLTPGYQTGDPSPARSIDFFANNVPGSRTRIGTLNVANEPDAFVTKFSFEGVIVTEFGGSIDLVEGGVTDFIGLELATPPTAPVTILLTPDNESTIAPNTVTFTPQNWNRPQAVQVIAVNDGDVEGAHQSTISFQTFSGDPNYNNIFVPSVTANVTDNDTRVFVEENQQPDSTRGLLVSENGDTNTYTIRLAQQPAPNTTVEVVSSPDSQLTVGANGNALGNTPFTLTFSPSDPRNLWSNPQTVTVGAVDDLIQEGNHTGQLQLSVTSPDGQFNNTNAILVNDTPLTQQGNQRSTLTANILDNDQPDIFVTVPSGELTTSENGTGFNLSARLGSIPTSNVVVPITISDATEGRAVPASLTFTPQNATQLQTVQILGVPDAIIDGNQPYVVTVAPAQSSDPNYSGRQPTTNEFNVLNLDIDTFGVNVTPVTGLRTSEEATTATFDVVLSSSEAPRANVQIDFSTSDTGEGLISTDGQTFTENASLVFNAQNFNVRQTVTIRGVSDGVVDGNQAYTIISTPTTSTDERFNNVPVQNVAVINEDIDRIGLNFNPSSGSTTISEDGTSIQYTASLQSRPSANVVISVQPDVQSLVTPQVLTFTPNNFNQAQTVSITGFDDRIVEGNHSSTINFSVESTDADYGNLTLDPVTLTVLDNDTNRPGLTPSPTPAPSPSPGFPSFPNFPSFPTFPGFPTPSPAPTPQPAPSPAPSPSPGTGRATPGNDNIDMGALNIRSISALQGNDIVIGSPGNDFINGNQGNDSLLGSAGNDFLFGGQDNDTLRGSTGNDNLNGDFGNDYLEGGTGRDFLSGGAGNDVFVLLTSGAVTTVFQADRVRDFGNGFDRIGLTDGLNQGNIQLLQTGSDTAILFNGLYLGVVERTTPGQLNNRFIPVSL, via the coding sequence ATGGGAATTAATAGTCAACTGCCATCAAACATTCCACAAACAGCACAAGACGACGTACTCCTAGCTTCACAAGCGCTTAACGCGCCCGTTTCTCCCGAAGCTAGGGCAGAGTTCACCAGTCAACGGCCCCTAAGCTTCATCCAGAATGATGGACAAGTGGATGACTCCGTATCCTTCCATGTCCGGGATGGAGACGTGGGCGAAGTTTTCTTTACTCAAGAAGAAATCGTTGTTGCTAATGGTGATGATGTCATTCGAGCTAACTTTGTTGGCTCCAACCCCCATGCCGAGATTAGGGGATGGGAGCAACTCCCTGGTATTGCCAACTTCTTTATCGGCAACGACCCCTCGAAATGGCGCACCAACATCGCAACCTTCGAGGGGGTATGGTACGAAGAAGTCTATGCAGGTGTTGACGTTAAATATTCTGGTGAAAGCGGACAAGTTAAACGGGATATCTACGTTGCCCCCGGTGTAAGCGTTGACACGGTTGTAATCGAATACGAGAACGTCAATGATATTGAAATTCGCGAAGATGGCTCCCTTGCTCTGATTACTGACACCGGAGAGCTAACCGAGAAATCCCCCATCGCCTATCAAATTATTGACGGTCAGCAAATCGATGTCGATGTTGCCTACAAACTTCTCGGCAATAATCAAGTTGGCTTTGAAGTCGGCAGCTATGACTCCAACCATGAATTAGTCCTTGACCCCATCCTGGAATACTCCAACTACTTGGGTGGAAGTTCAGTCGTTTCACTAGATGTCCAACCCTTTAATGATTTCCGGTTAGAAACCCGAACAACAACCCAGACTATTCCAGGGGTTCCCCCCAATCCTCCCACTACCATTACCAACACACAAATCGCTACAGTAACCTTCCAAAATGGAACATTTGTTGCAAATGCAACAAATGTTACCGCTCCTGTCCCTGCGGAAGATGCGGGTTATGCCATTACCGTAGACCAGTTTGGAGCGGCTTACGTTACCGGGGAAACCTTCTCTGTTAACTTTCCTAGAAAGCCATCTGAAGATACTCTTGCCCCCTTTACTCGTCCCCTACCCGACCCTAGGCCTGGAAATGATGTTCGAGAAGCCTTTATCTCCAAAATTAATAGTGATGGCAGCTTAGTTTACTCTACCTATATCGGAGGAGCAGACAAAGACCGGGCAAATGATATTGCTGTAGACCAGGCAGGGAATGCCTATATTGTTGGTGAAACGGAATCTTCAGACTTTCCAGTACAACAAGGGCGTACTACAACACCCTTTCAAGCCTTCGCTGGCGGTTCCCAAGACGCTTTTGTTCTCAAACTCAATCCTACTGGCACCCAGATTGACTATGCTTCTTATCTCGGCGGTAGTGGTTTTGAGCGAGGATCTAGCATTGTTGTAGATCCTAATGGAGCAGCCTATGTTACCGGACAAACTACATCAACTGGCCTGGGAACTGCTGGCGTGTTCCAGCAAAATACTAATGCCACTAATGGTAGTGATGCCTTTATTGCTAAAGTGAACGCGACAGGGAATCAGTTGGTTTACTTTACCTATGTAGGGGGGCCTGGATTTGAAGAAGGCATTGGCATTGATATTGACAGTACAGGTAATGCCTATATTTCGGGAACTACCCAATCTTCAGGTTTAGCAACTTCTGGAGCCTATCAAACCAACCTGGTTGGCTCTAGTGATGTCTTTGTCTCTAAGATTAATGCCGATGCCACCCAACAAGTTTATTTCTCCTACCTTGGTGGTGGCGGCGGAGATGTTGCTGGCGGTATTGTGGTTGACGATGCAGGAGCAGCCTATCTGACAGGTATTACTCCCTCCCCTGACTTCCCTACGGGTCGCAATCTGGAGTCGGGACAAATTCGCAACTTTGCCCAACCCACGTTCCAATCGAACTATCAAGGAGGGCAGTTTGATTCCTTTGTCACCAAGTTTAATGGCGATGGCAGTTCCTTAGACTACTCTACATTCTTAGGCGGCAGTGGTAATGAAGGGGTTGCTTTCTTACCGCTAACTGCGTCGAGTATTGGTATAGACCAGGCAGGACAAGCTTATGTTGTAGGTACAACCACGTCCACAGAAAATAGTGCCAATCCTTTCCCTCTTAGAAATGCAGAACAGCCAAATTTTGCTGGTGGTCGAACAGATGCTTTCTTAACCAAACTCAATCGGGATGGTTCTGGGTTAATTTACTCCTCATTTTATGGAGGAGATGGAGATGATTATGGCTATGGAATTGCAGTAGATTCAGCAGGTGCTGCTTATACCACTGGACAAACGGTTTCTAGTAATCTCAATGCTAACCGTAATCCCCAGTTGCCCCCTCCCGGAACATTTGAAGTCTTAACTCCTGGATATCAAACTGGCGATCCTAGTCCAGCACGGAGTATTGACTTCTTTGCCAATAATGTACCTGGGTCGAGAACTCGAATTGGCACTCTAAATGTGGCTAATGAACCCGATGCGTTTGTTACAAAATTCTCCTTTGAAGGGGTAATTGTTACTGAGTTTGGAGGCAGTATAGACCTGGTAGAAGGTGGAGTAACTGATTTCATTGGCCTAGAACTAGCAACTCCTCCCACTGCTCCTGTTACAATTCTTCTGACTCCTGATAACGAATCTACCATTGCCCCCAATACCGTCACGTTCACGCCACAAAACTGGAATCGTCCCCAAGCGGTACAAGTAATTGCTGTTAATGATGGGGATGTAGAAGGAGCGCACCAGAGTACCATTAGTTTCCAAACCTTTAGTGGTGACCCCAACTATAACAATATCTTCGTTCCCTCAGTGACAGCCAATGTTACCGATAACGACACCCGAGTGTTTGTCGAGGAAAACCAGCAACCGGATAGTACAAGGGGTTTACTCGTGTCTGAAAATGGAGATACTAATACCTACACTATCCGATTAGCTCAACAACCAGCTCCGAATACGACAGTGGAAGTGGTTTCCTCGCCAGATTCCCAACTCACTGTTGGTGCAAATGGCAATGCTTTAGGAAATACCCCCTTTACTCTGACCTTCAGTCCTAGCGATCCCCGAAATCTCTGGAGTAATCCTCAAACCGTGACCGTGGGGGCAGTTGATGACCTGATTCAAGAAGGGAACCACACGGGACAATTGCAACTCTCGGTGACTAGCCCAGATGGACAGTTTAACAACACTAACGCCATCCTGGTGAACGATACCCCCCTCACCCAACAGGGAAATCAGCGCAGTACCCTCACTGCCAATATCTTAGATAACGATCAACCCGATATCTTTGTAACGGTTCCCAGTGGAGAACTAACGACTAGTGAAAATGGTACAGGGTTTAATCTCTCTGCCCGATTAGGCAGTATTCCTACTAGCAATGTGGTTGTCCCGATTACAATTAGTGATGCCACAGAAGGGAGGGCAGTTCCTGCCAGCCTGACATTTACGCCACAAAATGCCACTCAACTGCAAACCGTACAAATTCTTGGGGTTCCTGATGCAATCATTGACGGAAATCAACCCTATGTGGTGACTGTTGCTCCAGCCCAAAGTAGTGACCCTAACTATAGCGGACGGCAACCCACAACCAATGAATTTAATGTTCTTAACCTGGATATTGACACTTTTGGGGTGAATGTTACTCCTGTTACGGGTCTGAGGACATCTGAAGAGGCAACAACGGCGACTTTTGATGTAGTACTCTCTAGTAGTGAAGCACCTCGGGCCAATGTACAGATTGACTTTAGTACCTCTGATACAGGAGAAGGCTTGATTTCTACGGATGGGCAAACCTTTACTGAAAATGCTTCTCTGGTCTTCAATGCCCAAAACTTTAATGTTCGCCAAACCGTAACTATTCGAGGGGTTTCTGATGGGGTGGTTGATGGTAATCAAGCCTATACCATTATCAGCACTCCCACCACTAGCACGGATGAACGCTTTAATAATGTCCCGGTGCAGAATGTGGCGGTGATTAATGAAGATATCGATCGCATTGGCTTGAACTTTAATCCCAGCAGTGGTTCAACTACAATTAGTGAAGATGGCACATCGATTCAATATACTGCTTCTTTACAAAGTCGGCCGAGTGCCAATGTGGTGATTAGCGTTCAACCGGATGTACAAAGCTTGGTAACCCCTCAAGTGCTGACGTTTACGCCAAATAACTTTAATCAGGCGCAAACGGTTAGCATTACTGGCTTTGACGATCGCATTGTGGAAGGAAACCACAGCAGCACAATTAACTTCTCCGTTGAGTCTACCGATGCTGATTATGGTAATTTAACCCTTGACCCAGTGACACTGACCGTTCTGGATAACGATACCAATCGCCCTGGTTTGACTCCTTCTCCAACTCCTGCACCTTCTCCCTCTCCGGGTTTCCCCAGTTTCCCAAATTTCCCCAGTTTCCCAACTTTCCCAGGGTTCCCGACACCCTCTCCTGCTCCAACTCCTCAACCAGCTCCGAGTCCTGCACCTTCTCCTTCACCGGGAACAGGAAGGGCAACTCCCGGTAATGACAATATTGACATGGGCGCGTTAAATATCCGCAGTATTTCTGCCCTGCAAGGCAATGATATTGTGATTGGTAGTCCTGGCAATGATTTCATTAACGGTAATCAGGGTAATGATTCTCTTTTGGGTTCAGCCGGGAATGATTTCCTCTTTGGTGGTCAAGATAATGACACCCTGCGGGGTAGTACCGGTAATGATAACCTGAATGGAGATTTTGGAAATGACTACCTGGAAGGAGGAACAGGTAGAGACTTCCTAAGTGGTGGTGCTGGCAATGATGTGTTTGTTTTATTGACCAGTGGCGCAGTAACTACAGTCTTCCAAGCTGACCGAGTTCGTGACTTCGGTAATGGATTTGACCGGATTGGATTAACCGATGGGCTGAATCAAGGAAATATCCAGTTGTTGCAGACGGGATCGGATACGGCAATTCTGTTTAATGGGTTATATCTGGGTGTTGTGGAACGCACGACTCCGGGGCAGTTAAACAATCGGTTTATTCCGGTTTCGTTGTAA